The following proteins come from a genomic window of Thermoanaerobaculia bacterium:
- a CDS encoding S8 family serine peptidase has protein sequence MHRFLAVALALALPPAAAAAPAAFADKISPALARALGEAPDGRAEMLIVMAEQADLGAARGISGKAAKGRFVFESLTATARRTQAPLLAELARRGVPHRSFWAANFIWVEGDRALAEALAARGDVARLDTNPRLILQPPVAEPEDLLPRAPEAIEWNILKVNADDVWALPPGYNGQGAVIAGQDTGYQWDHPALKEQYRGWDGAVADHNYNWHDAIHAGGSNCGADSQVPCDDTDHGTHTMGTMVGDDGATNQVGMAPGARWIGCRNMNEGAGTPTTYIECFEWFIAPTDLTGQNANPAMAPDVINNSWGCPESEGCNPGNFAVMQQVVENVRAAGIFVAVSAGNDGSSCSTVNTPAAIYDAVFSVGSTTSSDAASSFSSRGPVTVDGSNRMKPDIAAPGDSVRSALPGGGYGFKSGTSMAGPHVAGLVGLLISAVPAAAGEVDLLEEVIRQSAFHPTAIAQICGGVDTNVFPNNTFGAGRIDALAAVNLLLSQAGFQTAVTPSGQAVCAPANALFDIAVDQLGDFSEPVTLSASGNPAGSTVDFLTNPVAPPGTSLMTVTTTGVAAGASTITVTGTALPSGLERSDTATLQVFTTGAAAPALTTPANAATNVAVRPAFTWSPAAGAASYLLEVDDAADFASPVHSATLTGTTHTPASDLPSNAELYWRVTASNPCASAVSPTFSLATVPLPGDCATGAIANAIYEYGFEAGIGDWASSGTGNTWAQSSARVHSGAFAWRALDVDSTSDQRLVSPAMLLPSGELPLTLQFWNHQTFEPRSGGCWDGGLLEISTNGGATYTPITAGLLTDPYDGPLGSGNPAAGLSAWCGDPQDWMRSVVDLAPWAGQTVHFRFRATSDGSLGRAPDGWYLDDIRVQSCFVATTLFLGDFEAGNASQWSLVVP, from the coding sequence ATGCATCGATTTCTCGCCGTGGCCCTCGCGCTCGCCCTGCCGCCCGCCGCAGCCGCCGCACCTGCGGCGTTCGCCGACAAGATCTCCCCGGCTCTGGCTCGAGCCCTCGGCGAGGCCCCCGACGGCCGGGCCGAAATGCTGATCGTGATGGCCGAGCAGGCCGACCTCGGCGCGGCCCGCGGAATTTCGGGCAAGGCAGCCAAGGGCCGCTTCGTCTTCGAGAGCCTCACCGCGACGGCGCGCCGGACGCAGGCGCCGCTCCTCGCCGAGCTCGCGCGGCGGGGCGTCCCGCACCGCTCCTTCTGGGCGGCGAACTTCATCTGGGTCGAGGGCGACCGCGCGCTCGCCGAGGCGCTCGCGGCGCGCGGTGACGTGGCGCGGCTCGACACCAACCCGCGTTTGATCCTCCAGCCGCCGGTCGCCGAGCCGGAGGACCTCCTGCCGCGGGCGCCGGAAGCGATCGAGTGGAACATCCTGAAGGTCAACGCCGACGACGTCTGGGCCCTGCCGCCCGGCTACAACGGGCAGGGCGCCGTCATCGCCGGCCAGGACACCGGCTATCAGTGGGATCACCCGGCGCTCAAGGAGCAGTACCGCGGGTGGGACGGCGCGGTGGCTGACCACAACTACAACTGGCACGACGCCATTCACGCCGGCGGCAGCAACTGCGGCGCGGACTCCCAGGTACCTTGCGACGACACCGACCACGGCACCCACACCATGGGCACCATGGTCGGCGACGACGGCGCCACGAATCAGGTCGGCATGGCGCCGGGGGCGCGCTGGATCGGCTGCCGCAACATGAACGAGGGGGCTGGCACCCCGACCACCTACATCGAGTGCTTCGAATGGTTCATCGCGCCGACCGACCTCACCGGGCAGAACGCGAACCCCGCGATGGCGCCGGACGTGATCAACAACTCCTGGGGCTGCCCGGAATCCGAAGGCTGCAACCCGGGCAACTTCGCCGTCATGCAGCAGGTGGTCGAGAACGTGCGTGCTGCCGGCATCTTCGTCGCCGTCTCGGCCGGCAACGACGGCTCGTCGTGCTCGACCGTGAATACGCCGGCCGCCATCTATGACGCCGTCTTCTCGGTCGGCTCGACCACGTCGTCCGACGCAGCCTCGAGCTTCTCGAGCCGCGGCCCGGTGACCGTGGACGGCTCGAACCGGATGAAGCCGGACATCGCGGCGCCCGGAGACAGTGTGCGCTCCGCGCTCCCGGGCGGCGGCTACGGCTTCAAGTCGGGCACTTCGATGGCGGGCCCGCACGTCGCGGGCCTGGTCGGGTTGTTGATCTCGGCGGTGCCGGCAGCGGCCGGCGAGGTCGACCTGCTCGAAGAGGTGATCCGTCAGAGCGCCTTCCATCCGACCGCCATCGCGCAGATCTGTGGCGGCGTGGATACCAACGTCTTTCCGAACAACACCTTCGGTGCCGGCCGGATCGATGCCCTGGCGGCGGTGAACCTCCTCCTCTCGCAGGCCGGTTTCCAGACTGCCGTGACACCGTCGGGCCAGGCGGTCTGCGCGCCGGCGAATGCGCTGTTCGATATCGCGGTCGACCAGCTGGGAGATTTCTCCGAACCGGTGACGCTCTCGGCATCGGGGAACCCGGCCGGCTCCACGGTCGACTTTCTGACCAATCCCGTGGCGCCACCCGGCACCTCGTTGATGACCGTCACGACCACAGGTGTCGCGGCCGGCGCCTCGACGATCACCGTCACCGGCACGGCGCTGCCGAGCGGCCTCGAGCGCAGTGACACGGCGACGCTCCAGGTCTTCACGACCGGAGCGGCCGCTCCCGCGCTCACGACGCCTGCGAACGCCGCCACCAACGTCGCGGTGCGGCCGGCCTTCACCTGGAGCCCGGCGGCCGGCGCCGCCTCCTATCTCCTCGAAGTCGACGATGCTGCCGACTTCGCGAGCCCGGTCCATAGTGCCACGCTCACGGGCACGACCCACACCCCGGCGAGCGATCTGCCCTCGAACGCGGAGCTCTACTGGCGGGTGACCGCCAGCAACCCCTGCGCATCGGCGGTGTCGCCGACCTTCTCGCTCGCCACCGTGCCGCTGCCCGGAGACTGCGCGACCGGCGCCATCGCCAACGCGATCTACGAGTACGGTTTCGAAGCGGGCATTGGCGACTGGGCCTCGAGCGGCACGGGCAACACCTGGGCGCAGTCGTCGGCGCGCGTCCACTCCGGCGCCTTCGCCTGGCGTGCCCTGGACGTGGACTCGACCTCCGATCAGCGCCTGGTCTCTCCGGCGATGCTGCTGCCCAGCGGCGAGCTGCCGCTCACGCTGCAGTTCTGGAATCACCAGACCTTCGAACCCCGCAGCGGCGGCTGCTGGGACGGCGGGCTGCTCGAAATCTCCACCAATGGCGGTGCGACCTACACCCCGATCACCGCCGGACTCCTGACCGATCCGTACGACGGGCCGCTCGGCAGTGGCAATCCGGCCGCGGGACTCTCCGCCTGGTGCGGCGATCCGCAGGACTGGATGCGCTCGGTCGTCGATCTCGCCCCCTGGGCGGGGCAAACCGTGCACTTTCGCTTCCGCGCGACGTCCGATGGCAGCCTCGGCCGGGCGCCCGACGGCTGGTACCTCGACGACATCAGAGTCCAGAGCTGTTTCGTCGCCACGACGCTCTTCCTCGGGGACTTCGAGGCCGGGAACGCCTCGCAGTGGTCTCTCGTGGTCCCCTGA
- a CDS encoding DUF3617 family protein has product MSRFALQLTLALSPFAALFPLAAATAAADFPTRKPGIWETTMTMDGGAPVTHRMCFSPAVEKKVLETTAAACSRYEVRRDGPAWIIDSTCKIGAEVTSGRVVTTGDFTGRIHAEVTSESAGKTTAMTLDAKWLRDCAPNEKPGAIVK; this is encoded by the coding sequence ATGTCGCGCTTCGCCCTCCAACTGACGCTCGCCCTCTCGCCGTTCGCCGCTCTCTTCCCGCTCGCCGCGGCCACTGCCGCCGCCGACTTCCCCACCCGCAAGCCGGGCATCTGGGAGACCACGATGACAATGGACGGCGGCGCGCCGGTCACCCACCGGATGTGTTTCTCCCCGGCGGTCGAGAAGAAGGTGCTGGAGACCACCGCCGCCGCCTGCTCGCGCTACGAAGTGCGCCGCGACGGGCCGGCCTGGATCATCGACTCGACCTGCAAGATCGGCGCTGAGGTGACGAGCGGACGGGTCGTGACGACCGGCGACTTCACCGGCCGGATCCACGCCGAGGTGACGTCGGAGTCGGCGGGCAAGACGACCGCGATGACCCTCGACGCCAAGTGGCTGCGCGACTGCGCGCCCAACGAGAAGCCGGGCGCCATCGTGAAGTAG